The Micromonospora sp. NBC_01740 genome includes a window with the following:
- a CDS encoding amylo-alpha-1,6-glucosidase codes for MPGTVSCIDGSTFIVSDSSGDVESSPATPVGLFAADSRFLSRWVLTVNGERLTALSVDDSQYYEAAFFVVPGGQTDYVEADVSAIRRRRIGPDLTESLTLFNYGEKEMDLDVRLEVAADFADIFDIKFDVRQKAGSHYLHVGPDELRLGYRRGTFQREVSVSASEPADFDRDGLRFTLRLPPGARWSTELRVVMRALRPDGVDLRASVRALRPDAATLPTSVREWLAEAPKLDTDSSALQQVYHRSLVDLAALRFAPLSLGGAAVPAAGLPWFMTLFGRDSLLTCLQTLPFTPSLTPPTLRILASLQGARTDNVLEEDPGRILHELRYGESAAFEEQPHSPYYGTVDASPLFVVLLDEYERWSGDAALVMELEQEARAALAWIDQYADLTSTGYLWYERRNRVTGLENQCWKDSWDSISYADGRLPGFPRATCEAQGYAYDAKIRAARLARTFWNDPAYADRLESEAAALYERFNRDFWLDDRGYYALALDRDGTPVDSLSSNIGHLLWSGIVPPERAGRVAEHLMGPALYSGWGVRTLAEGQGRYNPLGYHRGTVWPFDNSFIAWGLRRYGFADEAGRIAEGVIDAATYFQGRLPEAFGGFDRHTTRYPVRYPTAGSPQAWSSGASLLLIRIMLGIEPHEDHLAVNPALPPGLDRLALLDIPGRWGRADAFARHRFDQPRTNGGGADPGLS; via the coding sequence ATCCCGGGCACCGTGTCGTGCATCGACGGCAGCACCTTCATCGTCTCGGATTCCAGCGGTGACGTGGAGTCGTCACCCGCGACCCCGGTCGGCCTGTTCGCCGCCGACTCGCGTTTCCTGTCCCGATGGGTGCTCACCGTCAACGGCGAGCGGCTGACCGCGCTGTCGGTGGACGACAGCCAGTACTACGAGGCGGCGTTCTTCGTGGTGCCGGGCGGGCAGACCGACTACGTGGAGGCCGACGTGTCGGCGATCCGGCGGCGGCGGATCGGACCGGACCTGACCGAGTCGCTGACGCTGTTCAACTACGGCGAGAAGGAGATGGACCTCGACGTACGACTGGAGGTGGCGGCCGACTTCGCCGACATCTTCGACATCAAGTTCGACGTCCGCCAGAAGGCCGGCAGCCACTACCTCCACGTCGGTCCGGACGAGTTGCGGCTGGGCTACCGGCGCGGCACGTTCCAGCGTGAGGTGTCCGTCTCGGCCAGTGAGCCCGCCGACTTCGACCGGGACGGGCTCCGCTTCACGCTGCGGCTGCCGCCCGGCGCCCGGTGGTCGACGGAGCTGCGGGTCGTCATGCGGGCGCTGCGTCCGGACGGTGTCGACCTCCGTGCCTCGGTGCGGGCGCTGCGCCCGGACGCCGCCACCCTGCCGACGAGCGTGCGGGAGTGGCTCGCGGAGGCCCCGAAGCTGGACACCGACAGCAGCGCACTGCAACAGGTGTACCACCGCAGCCTGGTGGACCTGGCGGCGCTGCGCTTCGCCCCGCTCTCGCTCGGCGGCGCGGCCGTACCGGCGGCGGGACTGCCCTGGTTCATGACCCTGTTCGGCCGGGACAGCCTGCTGACCTGCCTGCAGACCCTGCCCTTCACCCCGTCGCTGACCCCGCCGACGCTGCGGATCCTCGCCTCGTTGCAGGGCGCCCGGACCGACAACGTGCTGGAAGAGGACCCCGGTCGGATCCTGCACGAGCTGCGCTACGGCGAGTCGGCCGCGTTCGAGGAGCAGCCGCACTCGCCGTACTACGGCACCGTGGACGCCTCGCCGCTGTTCGTGGTGCTGCTCGACGAGTACGAACGGTGGAGCGGCGACGCGGCGCTGGTGATGGAGCTGGAACAGGAGGCCCGGGCGGCCCTGGCGTGGATCGACCAGTACGCCGACCTGACGTCCACCGGCTACCTCTGGTACGAGCGACGCAACCGGGTCACCGGGCTGGAGAACCAGTGCTGGAAGGACTCCTGGGACAGCATCTCCTACGCCGACGGCAGGCTGCCGGGCTTTCCCAGGGCCACCTGTGAGGCCCAGGGCTACGCCTACGACGCCAAGATCCGGGCGGCGCGGCTGGCCCGTACGTTCTGGAACGACCCGGCCTACGCGGACCGGCTGGAAAGCGAGGCGGCGGCGCTGTACGAGCGCTTCAACCGGGACTTCTGGCTCGACGACCGGGGTTACTACGCGCTCGCCCTCGACCGCGACGGCACTCCCGTCGACAGCCTCTCCTCCAACATCGGGCACCTGCTGTGGAGCGGGATCGTGCCGCCGGAGCGTGCCGGGCGGGTCGCCGAGCACCTGATGGGGCCGGCGCTCTACTCCGGCTGGGGAGTGCGGACCCTCGCCGAGGGGCAGGGCCGCTACAACCCGCTCGGATACCACCGCGGCACCGTCTGGCCCTTCGACAACTCGTTCATCGCCTGGGGTCTGCGCCGCTACGGATTCGCCGACGAGGCGGGACGCATCGCCGAGGGCGTCATCGACGCCGCCACCTACTTCCAGGGCCGGCTTCCCGAAGCCTTCGGCGGATTCGACCGCCACACCACGCGGTACCCGGTCCGGTACCCCACCGCCGGCAGCCCGCAGGCGTGGTCCAGCGGAGCGTCCCTGCTGCTCATCCGGATCATGCTCGGTATCGAACCGCACGAGGACCACCTCGCCGTGAACCCGGCGCTGCCGCCCGGCCTCGACCGGCTCGCACTGCTGGACATCCCGGGCCGCTGGGGCAGGGCGGACGCGTTCGCCCGGCACCGCTTCGACCAGCCACGAACCAACGGCGGCGGGGCCGATCCGGGTCTTTCCTGA
- a CDS encoding SCP2 sterol-binding domain-containing protein: MTATSAFFEQLADVGHDPRLCKVRGTVRFDIREGDRVERWLLDIDHGSLKVTQSDAPAETVITVTADVAEAMSRGEMNGLAGITRGEIMVDGNLALAMRVGRLFPVPPASRQQAVSGRGE, translated from the coding sequence ATGACGGCGACCAGTGCCTTCTTCGAGCAGTTGGCGGATGTCGGTCACGATCCACGGTTGTGCAAGGTCCGTGGCACCGTCCGGTTCGACATCCGGGAGGGGGACCGGGTGGAGCGGTGGCTGCTGGACATCGACCATGGAAGCCTGAAGGTGACGCAGAGCGACGCCCCGGCGGAAACGGTCATCACGGTCACCGCCGACGTCGCGGAGGCGATGTCGCGGGGTGAGATGAACGGCCTGGCCGGGATCACCCGGGGCGAGATCATGGTCGACGGGAACCTCGCGTTGGCGATGCGGGTCGGGCGGCTGTTCCCGGTGCCCCCCGCCTCACGGCAGCAGGCCGTCTCCGGTCGCGGGGAGTGA
- a CDS encoding FAD-dependent oxidoreductase, with protein sequence MMRIAIAGGGLGGLTLARILHRHGIDAVVYEREASRSARSQGGSLDLHPESGQRALAQAGLAGRFRSEARPEGEEHRILDPAGRTLVHHTPQPGSFSGRPEIDRAALRDLLLDSLPGDTVAWQHRLVAATPRPDGGFGLTFDGGHRADCDVLIGADGARSVVRPLLTDAKLSYVATLVELSISDADRRHPDLAELVGPGNLWCIGVNQILAAQRLGDGGIRVGISLRADDRHLDTYRSKRALLDMFDGWDSNLTALVEAGDSAPTPRRIETLPIGTRWAHQSGVTLIGDAAHLMPPVGEGANQAMLDAAELAGELAANPADPDSAIQAYEEAMFTRIHPIAEMSARVQAMMLSPTAADDIIRFFTPRPTEPAPAD encoded by the coding sequence ATGATGCGGATCGCGATTGCCGGCGGTGGCCTCGGCGGCCTGACACTGGCGCGAATCCTGCACCGGCACGGCATCGACGCGGTGGTGTACGAACGCGAGGCGAGCCGATCCGCGCGATCGCAGGGCGGATCGCTCGACCTGCACCCGGAGTCCGGGCAGCGGGCCCTGGCCCAGGCGGGCCTCGCCGGCCGGTTCCGGTCCGAGGCGCGGCCGGAGGGCGAGGAACATCGCATCCTCGACCCGGCCGGACGCACCCTCGTGCACCACACGCCGCAACCCGGCTCATTCTCCGGACGCCCCGAGATCGACCGCGCCGCACTGCGGGATCTTCTGCTCGATTCGCTCCCCGGCGACACGGTGGCCTGGCAGCACCGGCTCGTCGCGGCGACGCCGCGACCCGACGGAGGCTTCGGACTGACGTTCGACGGTGGTCACCGCGCCGACTGCGACGTCCTCATCGGCGCGGACGGCGCGCGCTCGGTCGTCCGGCCGCTGCTCACCGACGCGAAACTGTCCTACGTGGCCACCCTGGTCGAGCTGAGCATCAGCGACGCCGACCGGCGCCACCCGGATCTCGCCGAGCTGGTCGGCCCCGGGAACCTGTGGTGCATCGGCGTGAACCAGATCCTTGCCGCGCAACGCCTCGGCGACGGCGGCATCCGGGTCGGCATCTCCCTCCGCGCGGACGATCGGCACCTGGACACCTACCGCAGCAAGCGCGCTCTGCTGGACATGTTCGACGGCTGGGACTCGAATCTCACCGCACTCGTCGAAGCCGGCGACAGCGCGCCGACGCCTCGAAGGATCGAGACGCTGCCCATCGGTACACGTTGGGCACACCAGTCGGGCGTCACCCTCATCGGTGACGCCGCGCACCTCATGCCACCGGTCGGCGAGGGTGCCAATCAGGCCATGCTCGACGCCGCCGAACTCGCCGGCGAACTCGCCGCCAACCCCGCCGACCCGGACTCGGCGATCCAGGCGTACGAGGAGGCAATGTTCACCAGAATCCACCCGATCGCCGAAATGTCCGCACGGGTCCAGGCAATGATGCTGTCCCCCACCGCTGCCGACGACATCATCCGCTTCTTCACACCACGGCCCACCGAGCCGGCACCCGCGGATTGA
- a CDS encoding TetR/AcrR family transcriptional regulator, whose translation MPLSRAKIAATAIGLADAHGLDGLSVRKIAKELGVGPMRLYDYVSNRSELLDLMVDAVYAQIAEAGQHSEWRATLLAVVHRTRDAALEHEWFADLLGARPHLGPHALAVGESTAAALSQAPGVRGIDDLQRAMGALNAFIIGALRSEVTERRTARSTGTDVPAWQAALGPYLTRMLETGRYPTIARLVIDGAHLNAEETFHHNLITVLEGITGHPQT comes from the coding sequence GTGCCGCTGAGCCGCGCGAAGATCGCCGCCACGGCTATCGGGCTCGCCGACGCACACGGCCTCGACGGCCTGTCGGTTCGCAAGATCGCCAAAGAGCTCGGCGTCGGTCCGATGCGGCTCTACGACTACGTGTCCAACAGATCCGAACTGCTCGACCTGATGGTCGACGCCGTGTACGCCCAGATCGCCGAGGCCGGTCAGCACTCCGAGTGGCGCGCCACGCTACTGGCCGTCGTCCACCGGACCCGCGACGCCGCTCTTGAGCATGAGTGGTTCGCCGACCTGCTCGGCGCAAGGCCGCACCTGGGACCTCATGCGCTTGCCGTGGGCGAATCGACCGCGGCGGCGCTCAGCCAGGCCCCTGGCGTACGCGGCATCGACGACCTCCAGCGGGCCATGGGCGCCCTCAACGCGTTCATCATCGGGGCGCTCCGCAGCGAGGTCACCGAGCGACGCACCGCCCGTTCCACCGGCACCGACGTGCCCGCCTGGCAGGCCGCCCTCGGGCCCTACCTGACACGCATGCTCGAAACAGGCCGCTACCCCACCATCGCCCGGCTCGTCATCGACGGCGCCCACCTCAACGCCGAGGAGACCTTCCACCACAACCTGATCACCGTCCTGGAGGGCATCACCGGCCATCCCCAGACGTGA
- a CDS encoding Imm32 family immunity protein has translation MEDHRRCRVSVSDDELELAGPPAALRALSRLLRQHAEPIEVAVTDGVVSQKATAGPLLVGLQGGTTLHFSGGREYLDIIWDMLDGVAEQAETADDRTVRRHQHIEYLPGDDYRSPDLVPLVIVADWPES, from the coding sequence ATGGAGGATCACCGACGCTGCCGTGTCTCCGTCAGCGACGACGAGTTGGAGCTTGCCGGTCCGCCGGCTGCGCTCCGCGCCCTCAGCCGGCTGCTTCGCCAACATGCCGAGCCCATTGAGGTGGCGGTCACCGACGGGGTCGTCAGTCAGAAGGCGACCGCAGGCCCGCTGCTTGTCGGTCTGCAAGGCGGAACCACGCTGCACTTCTCCGGCGGGCGTGAGTATCTCGACATCATCTGGGACATGCTGGACGGGGTGGCTGAGCAGGCCGAGACTGCCGATGATCGGACAGTCCGTCGGCATCAGCACATTGAGTACCTCCCTGGCGACGACTACCGGTCGCCGGACCTGGTCCCATTGGTCATCGTGGCTGACTGGCCAGAATCGTAG
- a CDS encoding maleylpyruvate isomerase N-terminal domain-containing protein, with product MHKVLTFPDHLRLINERSTAFRAAVAAAPRLDMQVPTHPERTLFDLVQHVGMARRKSAAIVAAGPADAPPEKSAWDDGMGAPREREALLAWWTESIEHLTSALREAGPDRSCWTWWDDSPSPQTSGAWARRQVPEIAVYTYDAQLTLGAPQPLPDEVALDGFDDCQFTVCATTVAWPHDPAIVDYHATEGHSWRLRLSRDGAQVARFTPAAGEDPKKAHVSARGTASDLVLFFYGRIPLESLEFEGDRRIFDQLAAWDPSV from the coding sequence GTGCATAAAGTTCTCACGTTCCCTGATCATCTGCGGCTGATCAACGAACGGTCGACCGCCTTCCGCGCCGCGGTCGCCGCGGCGCCCCGCCTCGACATGCAGGTTCCGACCCATCCCGAGCGGACGTTGTTCGATCTTGTGCAACACGTGGGCATGGCTCGCCGCAAATCGGCCGCCATCGTCGCCGCAGGGCCGGCAGACGCGCCCCCGGAGAAGTCGGCTTGGGACGACGGCATGGGTGCGCCTCGGGAGCGCGAGGCACTGCTGGCCTGGTGGACCGAGTCCATCGAGCACCTGACGAGCGCGCTGCGTGAGGCCGGCCCGGATCGCAGTTGTTGGACGTGGTGGGATGACTCGCCGTCACCGCAAACCTCAGGTGCCTGGGCGCGGCGACAGGTCCCCGAGATCGCGGTGTACACCTACGACGCCCAGCTCACCCTGGGTGCCCCGCAGCCGCTACCAGACGAGGTCGCCCTCGACGGTTTCGACGACTGCCAGTTCACGGTCTGCGCAACCACGGTTGCCTGGCCACACGACCCCGCCATCGTCGATTACCACGCCACCGAGGGCCACTCCTGGCGCCTTCGGCTCTCCCGCGACGGGGCACAGGTCGCCCGCTTCACGCCCGCTGCCGGCGAGGATCCCAAAAAGGCCCACGTCTCCGCCCGGGGCACGGCAAGCGACCTGGTCCTGTTCTTCTACGGCCGCATACCGCTGGAGTCGCTGGAGTTCGAAGGCGACCGCCGTATCTTCGATCAACTCGCCGCCTGGGACCCGTCCGTGTGA
- a CDS encoding winged helix-turn-helix domain-containing protein — protein sequence MGRRCKASAGTRQASCEKLPSQHDLVERFSVARETIKAALRKLQDERLIVTRQGSGTFVRANTERPVGLRPHIERAFEATNVTIDFAGFSGETMYNAIQETLDKVRIGRLTPESIRVRVLISDMTSPMAIPCRAEDQADDPGIRARARRITDRSIHALTDAVQELADLGLVKTATTEVRVHRAAPLFKLFIINEQEAFFGFYPVVEHTVSVEGKPMAIYDAMGKDAILFPFTPSDEDSSNDALYVEQARAWFDSMWGTIAREYAS from the coding sequence CTGGGACGCAGGTGTAAAGCATCAGCCGGGACACGACAAGCCTCTTGCGAGAAGCTGCCGTCGCAACACGACCTCGTCGAACGGTTCAGCGTCGCCCGCGAGACGATCAAGGCTGCCCTTCGCAAGCTGCAAGATGAGCGGCTGATCGTCACCCGTCAGGGCAGCGGCACCTTCGTCCGCGCCAACACGGAACGCCCGGTCGGACTCCGGCCGCACATCGAACGAGCCTTCGAGGCCACGAACGTCACGATCGACTTCGCCGGCTTCTCCGGAGAGACGATGTACAACGCGATCCAGGAGACCTTGGACAAGGTCCGCATCGGGCGCCTCACCCCGGAGTCGATCCGGGTACGCGTCCTGATCTCCGACATGACCTCACCAATGGCGATTCCCTGCCGCGCCGAGGACCAGGCCGACGACCCCGGCATCCGCGCCCGCGCCCGCCGCATCACCGACCGGTCGATCCATGCCCTCACCGACGCCGTCCAGGAACTTGCCGACCTCGGATTGGTCAAGACCGCCACCACCGAGGTACGCGTCCACAGGGCCGCCCCGCTGTTCAAGCTCTTCATCATCAACGAGCAGGAAGCCTTCTTCGGCTTCTACCCGGTCGTCGAGCACACCGTCTCCGTCGAGGGCAAGCCGATGGCGATCTACGACGCGATGGGCAAGGACGCGATCCTCTTCCCGTTCACGCCCAGCGACGAGGACAGCAGCAATGACGCCCTCTACGTCGAGCAGGCCCGCGCCTGGTTCGACAGCATGTGGGGCACCATCGCCCGCGAGTACGCCTCGTGA
- a CDS encoding HAD family hydrolase, producing MTAPDLANVIDRARVILLDFDGPVCSIFAQHSASTVAHELRRLLVDQAVTLPPEILAERDPLAVLRFTATLGRPAVVRLVDEAMTREEVTAARTAEPTPYGREVIVAAHQTGRRIAVVSNNSAASVHAYLSARRLTSYVHPVIGRPEAAPERMKPDPFPVLAAVRELGAEPAECVLVGDSVSDIEAAHAAGVAAIGYANKPGKRERFAAADVVIDSMAELVTAFAVDEL from the coding sequence GTGACCGCCCCCGACCTGGCCAACGTGATCGACCGCGCCCGCGTGATCCTGCTCGACTTCGACGGCCCCGTGTGCAGCATCTTCGCCCAACACTCCGCGTCGACCGTCGCCCATGAGTTGCGCCGGCTGCTCGTCGACCAGGCCGTCACCCTGCCGCCCGAGATCCTGGCCGAACGCGACCCGCTCGCCGTGCTCCGCTTCACCGCCACCCTTGGCCGCCCTGCCGTAGTCCGCCTGGTCGACGAGGCCATGACCCGCGAGGAAGTCACCGCGGCCCGCACCGCCGAGCCGACCCCGTACGGCCGGGAAGTCATCGTCGCCGCCCACCAGACCGGCCGCCGGATCGCCGTGGTGTCGAACAACTCGGCCGCTTCCGTCCACGCCTACCTGAGCGCCCGCCGGCTCACCTCGTACGTGCACCCGGTCATCGGCCGCCCCGAGGCAGCGCCCGAGCGGATGAAGCCGGACCCGTTCCCGGTGCTCGCAGCCGTACGGGAGCTGGGCGCGGAGCCGGCGGAATGCGTCCTGGTCGGTGACTCGGTCAGCGACATCGAGGCCGCCCACGCCGCCGGAGTCGCCGCCATCGGATACGCCAACAAGCCCGGCAAGCGCGAACGGTTCGCCGCCGCTGATGTCGTCATCGACAGCATGGCCGAACTGGTGACCGCCTTCGCCGTCGACGAGCTGTAG
- a CDS encoding helix-turn-helix transcriptional regulator, with the protein MGRKLRLVGSGEIRTMLGGVSRQRVYQITNRRDFPEPVATLQMGNVWLAEDVEAWIAAKRGDLD; encoded by the coding sequence ATGGGCAGGAAGCTGCGGTTGGTGGGTTCGGGGGAGATCCGGACCATGCTCGGTGGCGTCTCGCGCCAGCGCGTCTACCAGATCACCAACCGGCGCGACTTCCCGGAGCCCGTGGCCACGCTCCAAATGGGCAACGTCTGGCTTGCCGAAGACGTTGAGGCGTGGATCGCTGCCAAGCGCGGGGACCTGGACTAG
- a CDS encoding tetratricopeptide repeat protein yields MAELLDVEIEDPVAPVVIHGVPGCGKTSFALQFAALRSDVFSPVIVNGSTKASLLRDLWAINPQEDLPGVAGLSSLGTSVTPSLPYGHRTILIVDGVTDAAVIRGVIPRRAACRVLITSTVPFLDLGFRHIELPTWSRRETLRFLKAGIPDAMDAELDSVATALHDHPLAVVQATSYCRSTNTSPSIFLERLAHEPLRILNKGAASGHPESVVKTVQLSVSALSERAPVAADLLGVLSYYGSDPVDLSLFQSDWPIAYLRSQASFPRRLDKIKSTILRKLRADLVRGVSRRGWEIFQNLHKDSLRQDSIDALVETSLVQRRGNGLVLHPIIAMIVRNMNSDPVSLLEVGIGLVSTNLPSTSEDDPQCDPYVGHIAALTVHGLSAGCDGLAIVKACSFLSRRLPLLGGAAGPHSAVMFAAQGLELVSAGVDRGRMPLMALVVQRQSASHAYFWSGEIDQAIDLLSANLETGRDLRHGETMANAVCDLGVIAAETGRRDLAATILSDLPPEGIFEGEPAARVELVRIELLRMLGRGVDATERLNRFLADLPTGLSLNLRADSYRLASLLAKDVNDMERSYLFDKKYHEVQMRRSGTRSDIPLVYSYLSLADGAIDIEDLKEAASQLKEAERLIDADFGQNPEVRYEYNLKLGRLRFHQRRYKETVQLLGPTIEALEKLPRAKLSLPAALLHYGQACFALRQSKLALAAIRKAYEIDLSVFGPDHPETVKDFEVLHALEVFLRKRKS; encoded by the coding sequence GTGGCAGAGCTTCTTGATGTGGAAATCGAGGATCCTGTAGCTCCGGTAGTGATCCATGGCGTCCCCGGCTGCGGTAAAACCAGCTTTGCCCTCCAATTTGCGGCTCTCAGGAGCGACGTATTCAGTCCTGTTATTGTCAATGGAAGCACCAAGGCCTCGTTGCTGAGAGACTTGTGGGCAATCAATCCACAAGAAGATCTCCCTGGAGTGGCAGGTCTGTCAAGCTTGGGTACATCGGTTACACCATCCCTTCCCTATGGTCACCGAACAATTCTGATTGTTGATGGTGTAACTGACGCGGCTGTCATACGAGGCGTAATACCGCGACGAGCGGCATGCCGTGTACTGATCACCAGCACCGTCCCTTTCCTTGACTTAGGGTTTCGCCACATAGAGCTACCTACCTGGAGTCGGCGAGAAACGCTGCGCTTTCTTAAGGCCGGCATACCTGACGCGATGGACGCCGAACTCGACAGTGTCGCTACGGCACTCCACGATCACCCTCTTGCTGTTGTTCAGGCCACCAGCTATTGCCGGTCCACGAACACGTCCCCTTCCATATTCCTTGAGAGACTCGCGCACGAGCCCTTGCGAATACTCAACAAAGGGGCCGCTTCGGGGCATCCCGAAAGCGTTGTAAAAACCGTCCAGCTGAGCGTTTCGGCGCTGTCCGAGAGAGCGCCAGTTGCTGCTGACCTCCTAGGTGTCCTCTCGTACTATGGGTCTGATCCCGTTGATCTATCACTCTTTCAGTCGGACTGGCCCATCGCCTATCTACGCAGCCAGGCATCGTTCCCGCGGCGGCTCGATAAAATAAAATCGACTATCTTAAGAAAGCTGCGGGCCGATCTCGTTCGAGGCGTGTCTAGGAGGGGTTGGGAGATATTTCAGAACCTTCACAAAGATTCTCTGCGGCAAGACTCGATCGACGCCCTCGTTGAAACATCGTTGGTTCAACGTCGTGGGAATGGGCTGGTGTTGCACCCGATTATCGCCATGATTGTGCGTAACATGAATTCCGACCCCGTGTCCTTGCTTGAGGTTGGGATAGGGCTAGTCAGTACTAATCTACCGTCTACTTCCGAAGATGATCCGCAATGCGACCCCTATGTTGGTCACATTGCAGCGCTGACAGTTCATGGACTGTCTGCTGGCTGCGATGGCTTAGCCATCGTTAAGGCTTGCTCATTCCTCTCGCGTCGCCTTCCGTTGCTTGGCGGTGCTGCCGGGCCCCATAGTGCAGTGATGTTCGCCGCTCAAGGGCTCGAGCTGGTTTCGGCCGGAGTCGATCGTGGTCGCATGCCGCTGATGGCGCTTGTGGTGCAGCGGCAGTCTGCTTCTCATGCATACTTCTGGTCTGGCGAGATTGACCAAGCAATAGATTTACTGAGTGCGAACCTGGAGACAGGACGCGATCTGCGACATGGCGAGACGATGGCGAACGCTGTCTGTGATCTTGGGGTCATCGCGGCGGAAACAGGTCGACGTGATCTTGCAGCGACCATTCTTTCCGACCTGCCACCCGAAGGGATTTTCGAGGGAGAGCCAGCGGCCCGCGTGGAGCTTGTCCGGATTGAGCTATTGCGGATGCTTGGCAGAGGTGTCGATGCCACTGAGCGCCTGAACAGATTCCTCGCAGATCTTCCGACCGGGCTCTCGCTAAATCTTCGCGCCGACTCTTACAGGCTTGCTTCGCTCCTGGCGAAGGACGTGAACGATATGGAAAGGTCGTATCTCTTTGATAAGAAGTATCATGAAGTCCAAATGCGTCGAAGTGGAACTCGGTCCGACATCCCGTTGGTTTATTCGTACCTTTCGCTCGCGGATGGAGCAATCGATATCGAAGATTTGAAGGAGGCAGCCAGCCAACTCAAGGAGGCGGAACGGCTGATTGACGCAGATTTTGGGCAGAATCCGGAGGTGCGATACGAGTACAATCTCAAACTAGGGCGCCTACGCTTCCATCAGCGTAGATATAAAGAGACAGTGCAACTGCTTGGGCCAACGATTGAAGCGCTTGAGAAGCTTCCGCGAGCAAAGCTCTCGCTGCCGGCTGCTTTGCTGCACTACGGACAGGCGTGTTTCGCTTTGCGTCAATCGAAGCTAGCTTTGGCGGCTATCCGTAAAGCATACGAAATAGATCTGTCGGTTTTCGGTCCCGATCATCCCGAAACGGTGAAGGACTTTGAGGTTCTTCATGCGCTTGAAGTATTCCTTAGAAAAAGGAAGTCGTGA
- a CDS encoding sulfite exporter TauE/SafE family protein, whose amino-acid sequence MDVSDAALLLAAGLAAGTVNAVAGGGSLITFPAMIAVGLPPVPANVSNSVAVFPGYVASVAGSRQDLPPRRMLATLVPTTIVGTIAGALLLLATPARAFELVVPFLVLGATAVLAFQDPLRRLVGHPRDLAPRRRTVTVQAMVAVGAVYGGYFGAALGVMLVAGLALVLDATLARVSAIKNLLSALVGLTTLVVFALFGPVNWAAVAVVAPATLVGGYAGARLVRRLPPVVLKVLIVVFGTAIGLYLLWRALR is encoded by the coding sequence ATGGATGTCTCCGACGCCGCGCTGCTGCTCGCCGCCGGTCTCGCCGCGGGCACGGTCAACGCGGTGGCCGGCGGGGGCTCGCTCATCACCTTCCCGGCGATGATCGCGGTGGGCCTGCCGCCGGTGCCGGCCAACGTGAGCAATTCGGTCGCGGTCTTTCCGGGGTACGTGGCGAGCGTGGCGGGCAGCCGGCAGGACCTGCCGCCCCGGCGGATGCTGGCCACGCTGGTGCCCACCACGATCGTCGGCACGATCGCCGGCGCCCTGCTGCTGCTGGCCACCCCGGCCCGGGCGTTCGAGCTGGTGGTGCCCTTCCTGGTGCTCGGGGCGACGGCGGTGCTGGCGTTCCAGGATCCGCTGCGCCGGCTCGTCGGGCATCCGCGCGACCTGGCGCCGCGCCGCCGTACGGTCACCGTGCAGGCCATGGTCGCCGTCGGCGCGGTGTACGGCGGCTACTTCGGCGCGGCGCTCGGGGTGATGCTGGTCGCGGGCCTGGCCCTGGTGCTGGACGCGACGCTGGCCCGGGTGAGCGCGATCAAGAACCTGCTCTCCGCGCTGGTCGGGTTGACCACGCTCGTGGTGTTCGCGCTGTTCGGGCCGGTGAACTGGGCGGCCGTCGCGGTGGTCGCGCCGGCGACGCTGGTCGGCGGGTACGCCGGCGCGCGGCTGGTGCGCCGGCTGCCGCCGGTGGTGCTCAAGGTGCTGATCGTGGTCTTCGGCACGGCGATCGGGCTCTACCTGCTCTGGCGCGCGCTGCGCTGA